AAAATGAGTAATCAACGATACATGCAGCGTGGTGTTTCAGCATCCAAGGAAGATGTGCACAACGCTATTAAGAACATCGACAAGGGTATCTTTCCCCAGGCTTTCTGTAAAATCATTCCTGATATTTTAGGTGGCGATCCTGAATATTGCAACATTATGCATGCTGATGGCGCCGGAACAAAATCCAGTCTGGCTTATCTTTATTGGAAAGAGACTGGTGATATTTCTGTGTGGAAAGGAATTGCGCAAGATGCGTTGATTATGAACATTGATGATTTGCTGTGCATAGGTGCAGTAGATAATATTCTGGTTTCTTCCACTATTGGCCGCAACAAATTACTGATTCCAGGAGAAGTTATCTCGGCTATCATTAACGGAACAGACGAACTGCTGGCCGAACTTCGCGAAATGGGCGTAGGTGTTTATGCGACAGGCGGTGAGACTGCTGATGTGGGTGATTTGGTTCGTACTATTATTGTGGACAGTACAGTGACTTGCCGCATGAAACGTAGCGATGTAATCGACAATGCCAATATCCGTCCGGGAGACGTAATCGTGGGATTGGCTTCTTATGGACAAGCTACTTACGAAAAAGAATACAACGGCGGTATGGGTAGTAACGGACTCACTTCTGCCCGCCACGATGTTTTTGCTAAATATCTTGCAGAAAAATATCCGGAAAGCTATGATGCTGCAGTTCCTGCAGATCTTGTTTATTCCGGTGGACTTAAACTAACCGATCCAATTGAAGGTATCAGCATTGATGCCGGAAAGATGGTACTCTCCCCTACCCGTACTTATGCTCCGTTCGTAAAGAAGTTGCTTGACGCTCTTCGTCCTGAGATTCACGGAATGGTTCACTGTTCAGGTGGTGCACAAACAAAAGTGCTTCACTTTGTGGACAAAGTAAGAGTAGTAAAAGACAATCTTTTCCCTGTTCCTCCATTGTTTAAGACTATTCAGGAACAATCGGGCACAGACTGGAGCGAAATGTACAAGGTATTCAATATGGGACACCGTCTGGAAGTATATCTCTCACCTGAACATGCAGAAGAGGTTATTGCTATCTCTAAATCATTTGGTATTGAAGCACAGATAGTTGGTCGTGTAGAGGAATCTGATAAAAAAGAACTGATTATTAAGAGTGAATTCGGAGAATTCAGATATTAAAATATGGCAGATAATAATACGATTTTAGATAAACTTGAAGGCCTGGTAAGCCGCTTTGAAGAAATCTCTACCCTTATTACCGACCCGGCAGTGATTACCGATATGAAGCGTTACGTGAAACTGACCAAGGAATATAAAGAATTGGAAAATATCACGAATGCCCGTAAAGAGTATATAAAAATGCTCGATGGAATTGAAGAAGCCAAAGAAATTCTGGATACTGAACAAGATCAAGAGATGCGCGAAATGGCAAGGGAAGAACTTGCTGTCTGCCAATCCCGCCTTCCAGAGCTGGAAGAGGAAATTAAACTTCTCCTTGTTCCCGCCGATCCACAGGATGGTAAAAATGCCATCGTGGAAATCCGCGGAGGAACAGGTGGCGACGAAGCTGCCATCTTTGCCGGAGACTTGTTCCGCATGTATCTGAAATACTGCGAAAACAAAGGATGGAAAGTGGAAATAACAAGTACCAGCGAAGGAACATCCGGAGGATTCAAAGAAGTTGTATTTACCGTAAGCGGAGATAACGTATACGGAACCTTGAAATATGAATCGGGCGTACACCGTGTGCAGAGAGTTCCCGCCACTGAAACTCAGGGGCGTGTTCATACATCAGCATCTTCGGTGGCTGTACTTCCGGAAGCTGAAGAATTTGATGTGGAGATCAACGAAGGCGAAATAAAATGGGATACATTCCGTTGCGGTGGAGCTGGAGGTCAAAACGTTAACAAAGTAGAATCTGGCGTTCGTTTACGCTATATGTGGAAGAACCCGAATACGGGTGAAACAGAAGAAATTCGGATAGAATGTACTGAAACCCGCGACCAGCCAAAGAATAAAGAAAGGGCTCTTACACGACTCCGTTCTTTCATCTATGACAAAGAGCATCAGAAATACCTGGACGATATTGCCTCCAAGCGAAAGACAATGGTTTCTACCGGTGACCGCTCAGCCAAAATCCGCACCTACAATTATCCGCAGGGACGTATGACCGATCATCGCATTAACTACACCGTCTATAATCTTTCCGCCTTTATGGACGGAGATATTCAGGATTGCATAGACCGCCTGATTGTAGCGGAAAACGCAGAACGAATGAAAGAAAGTGAACTATAAAATTATCTCCGATGAACAAACAACAATTATTTGAAAATATAAAACGCAAAAAATCATTCCTTTGCGTTGGTCTGGATACAGACATTAAAAAGATACCGGCACATTTATTGAAAG
This genomic interval from uncultured Bacteroides sp. contains the following:
- the prfA gene encoding peptide chain release factor 1, with translation MADNNTILDKLEGLVSRFEEISTLITDPAVITDMKRYVKLTKEYKELENITNARKEYIKMLDGIEEAKEILDTEQDQEMREMAREELAVCQSRLPELEEEIKLLLVPADPQDGKNAIVEIRGGTGGDEAAIFAGDLFRMYLKYCENKGWKVEITSTSEGTSGGFKEVVFTVSGDNVYGTLKYESGVHRVQRVPATETQGRVHTSASSVAVLPEAEEFDVEINEGEIKWDTFRCGGAGGQNVNKVESGVRLRYMWKNPNTGETEEIRIECTETRDQPKNKERALTRLRSFIYDKEHQKYLDDIASKRKTMVSTGDRSAKIRTYNYPQGRMTDHRINYTVYNLSAFMDGDIQDCIDRLIVAENAERMKESEL
- a CDS encoding AIR synthase-related protein, with product MSNQRYMQRGVSASKEDVHNAIKNIDKGIFPQAFCKIIPDILGGDPEYCNIMHADGAGTKSSLAYLYWKETGDISVWKGIAQDALIMNIDDLLCIGAVDNILVSSTIGRNKLLIPGEVISAIINGTDELLAELREMGVGVYATGGETADVGDLVRTIIVDSTVTCRMKRSDVIDNANIRPGDVIVGLASYGQATYEKEYNGGMGSNGLTSARHDVFAKYLAEKYPESYDAAVPADLVYSGGLKLTDPIEGISIDAGKMVLSPTRTYAPFVKKLLDALRPEIHGMVHCSGGAQTKVLHFVDKVRVVKDNLFPVPPLFKTIQEQSGTDWSEMYKVFNMGHRLEVYLSPEHAEEVIAISKSFGIEAQIVGRVEESDKKELIIKSEFGEFRY